Proteins found in one Micromonospora sp. WMMD1082 genomic segment:
- a CDS encoding DNA-processing protein DprA, whose amino-acid sequence MNDLGPNRRARAYLSWLFEPTDPYPRDLLVGANPVTALQRLADANLTATQLRAEVRSTPHHLLWDTFVEAITKAHRAGIRVVVPEDDEWPTDVADLAASPPRTDGEQIPGLLCLWVRGHRPIADTLRRSLTVTGARAATDYGAHVAAQLGHDLTGAGWTVVNAGAFGIDSAALRGTLAHEGTPVVVQPGGLDSLHPASNSMLFDRVAETGLQISAWPPGALPNRTRPAANANLLAQLTRGTVIVEAALASRALRPLHRAISLGRPAMLVPGPVTSSMSAGCHDALRHWPQARLVTGAADIINELDIATRPGTSRDG is encoded by the coding sequence ATGAACGACCTCGGCCCAAACCGGCGAGCGCGGGCCTACCTGTCCTGGCTGTTCGAACCCACCGACCCCTACCCACGCGACCTGCTCGTCGGCGCCAACCCCGTCACCGCTCTGCAACGACTGGCCGACGCGAACCTCACCGCGACCCAGCTGCGCGCCGAGGTCCGCAGCACCCCCCACCACCTGCTGTGGGACACGTTCGTCGAGGCGATCACGAAAGCACACCGCGCGGGCATCCGCGTCGTCGTCCCCGAGGACGACGAGTGGCCCACCGATGTCGCTGACCTCGCCGCCAGCCCGCCGCGCACGGACGGCGAGCAGATCCCGGGCCTGCTGTGCCTGTGGGTACGCGGCCACAGGCCGATAGCCGACACGCTGCGCCGCTCGCTCACCGTCACCGGCGCCAGGGCCGCCACCGACTACGGCGCGCACGTGGCCGCTCAACTCGGCCACGACCTGACCGGCGCGGGCTGGACCGTCGTCAATGCTGGCGCGTTCGGGATCGACTCCGCCGCGCTCCGCGGCACGCTGGCCCACGAGGGCACACCGGTGGTGGTGCAACCCGGAGGGCTGGATAGCCTCCACCCCGCCAGCAACAGCATGCTCTTCGACCGGGTCGCCGAGACCGGGCTGCAGATCAGTGCCTGGCCACCCGGCGCGCTGCCGAACCGTACCCGACCGGCCGCCAACGCGAACCTGCTCGCGCAGCTAACACGCGGCACCGTGATCGTCGAGGCCGCCCTCGCCAGCCGAGCCCTACGCCCGCTGCACCGGGCGATCAGCCTCGGCCGCCCAGCGATGCTCGTCCCCGGACCGGTCACCTCGAGCATGTCCGCAGGCTGCCACGACGCTCTGCGCCACTGGCCGCAAGCCCGGCTCGTCACCGGCGCCGCGGACATCATCAACGAGCTCGACATCGCCACGCGGCCCGGGACCAGCCGCGACGGCTGA
- a CDS encoding DEAD/DEAH box helicase, whose protein sequence is MSATATTMPNAHGWQVSAVEAASAALQSGGRGQIIAACGTGKTITAAHVALQTCPADGTIVVACPTVALVAQVMQVWDGACDRVLAVCGDDGTSEPEVAGADLPAVVTTDPDVIASWLIERPRGRRLIVTTHRSAGLLGQAMRRVGRVADILVVDEAHHTAGRDDKHSALLHDDTTLPARRRLYLTATPRLGDTADDTAALSMDDPAVFGPVLYRYPFAQAIADKWLDDYRIAIVAVTRAELLPLLRRLTGPGRPRATNGTEAADGPLRTAMVVAAMARAAAEFDLQRTIVYHPRIATSRAFAEAMPDILAALATTTEPARPVTCHHVDGRHDGTYRREVLADLADPPGGGWTVVSNARILGEGIDIPAVDSVVFARPKTSPIDIIQTIGRALRRNPAGSGVATILVPVLAADQPDAATQADLVGYDTIWEVVRGLRAHDETLAAALDLQRQSGTADRWTLPDNIVVRVPDGYDVEQYLQHLTIRLVTATTSPWWGGYGAAVAYHAAFGHLGVAVDYVTDSGYALGRWLAHQREARRKGLLAAARIAALDSLGMQWDPRGVRWQVGLAHAIAFREREGHLRVSPEYIAPDGYPLGQWIRTQRKTYHAGRPDPDRTAILEALGIEWSPYEEMWRRGITAATAYHARHGHLRVPGGHVEADGYRLGQFIIAQRMLYKRGTLAPDRIAALEALGIIWGYREQRFNLGLAAAAHYHRAHGNLIVSNGYKTADGYPLGPWLKTQRAKLRAGQLAPDRIRALDEISPTWRIGQ, encoded by the coding sequence ATGAGCGCGACCGCCACCACGATGCCGAACGCCCACGGGTGGCAGGTATCCGCTGTTGAGGCGGCGTCGGCCGCGCTGCAATCCGGCGGCCGCGGGCAGATCATCGCCGCCTGCGGGACCGGCAAGACCATCACGGCGGCGCACGTGGCGCTGCAGACGTGCCCGGCCGACGGCACCATCGTCGTGGCGTGCCCGACAGTCGCGCTTGTTGCGCAGGTCATGCAGGTGTGGGACGGGGCCTGCGACCGCGTGCTGGCCGTGTGCGGCGATGATGGAACATCCGAGCCAGAAGTCGCCGGCGCGGACCTGCCGGCCGTCGTCACCACCGACCCCGATGTGATCGCCTCCTGGCTCATCGAAAGGCCCCGGGGGCGGCGGTTGATCGTCACCACGCACCGCTCCGCCGGGCTCCTCGGACAGGCGATGCGCCGCGTCGGCCGGGTCGCCGACATCCTCGTCGTCGACGAGGCCCACCACACCGCCGGCCGCGACGACAAGCACTCCGCCCTGCTGCATGACGACACGACGCTGCCGGCCCGCCGTCGGCTCTACCTGACCGCCACCCCACGGCTCGGCGACACCGCCGACGACACCGCCGCGCTATCGATGGACGACCCGGCGGTGTTCGGACCGGTCCTCTACCGCTATCCGTTCGCCCAGGCCATCGCCGACAAGTGGCTCGATGACTACCGCATCGCCATCGTGGCGGTTACCCGCGCCGAGTTGCTGCCCCTGCTTCGCCGCCTCACCGGCCCCGGCCGGCCACGCGCGACGAACGGCACCGAGGCCGCCGACGGGCCGCTGCGTACCGCCATGGTCGTCGCCGCCATGGCGCGCGCCGCCGCCGAGTTCGATCTGCAGCGCACCATCGTCTACCACCCGCGCATCGCCACGTCCCGTGCCTTCGCCGAGGCGATGCCAGACATCCTCGCCGCGCTAGCCACCACCACGGAGCCGGCCCGGCCGGTGACCTGCCACCACGTCGACGGCCGCCACGACGGCACCTACCGCCGCGAGGTGCTGGCCGACCTGGCCGATCCGCCGGGCGGCGGCTGGACGGTCGTCTCCAACGCCCGAATCCTCGGCGAAGGCATCGACATCCCCGCCGTGGACAGCGTCGTGTTCGCCCGCCCCAAGACGTCACCCATCGACATCATTCAGACCATCGGCAGGGCACTGCGCCGTAACCCGGCCGGCAGCGGAGTCGCGACCATCCTCGTACCGGTCCTGGCAGCCGATCAACCCGACGCCGCCACCCAAGCCGACCTGGTCGGTTATGACACCATCTGGGAGGTGGTGCGTGGGCTGCGCGCCCACGACGAGACCCTGGCCGCAGCGCTCGACCTGCAACGCCAGTCCGGCACGGCCGACCGATGGACGCTCCCGGACAACATCGTGGTGCGGGTTCCCGACGGCTACGACGTCGAGCAGTACCTACAGCACCTCACGATCCGACTGGTCACCGCCACCACCTCGCCGTGGTGGGGAGGCTACGGCGCCGCCGTCGCCTACCACGCCGCTTTCGGCCACCTCGGCGTCGCCGTCGACTACGTCACCGACAGCGGCTACGCCCTCGGCCGGTGGCTGGCTCACCAGCGCGAGGCCCGTCGCAAGGGACTCTTGGCCGCTGCCCGCATCGCCGCGTTGGACTCCCTCGGCATGCAATGGGATCCGCGGGGCGTCCGCTGGCAGGTCGGGCTCGCCCACGCGATCGCCTTCCGCGAGCGGGAAGGCCACCTCAGGGTCTCCCCCGAATACATCGCTCCCGACGGATATCCGCTCGGCCAGTGGATCCGCACGCAACGCAAGACGTATCACGCCGGCCGGCCCGACCCCGACCGTACTGCCATCCTCGAGGCGCTCGGCATCGAATGGTCCCCGTACGAGGAGATGTGGCGACGCGGCATCACCGCCGCCACCGCCTACCATGCCCGCCACGGCCACCTGCGGGTCCCCGGCGGGCACGTCGAAGCAGACGGCTACCGCCTCGGCCAGTTCATCATCGCCCAACGCATGCTCTACAAACGCGGCACTCTCGCCCCCGACCGCATCGCCGCACTCGAAGCACTCGGCATCATCTGGGGCTACCGCGAACAGCGATTCAACCTCGGCCTAGCCGCCGCCGCCCACTACCACCGCGCCCACGGCAACCTGATCGTCTCCAACGGGTACAAGACCGCCGACGGCTACCCCCTCGGCCCTTGGCTGAAGACACAACGCGCCAAACTTCGGGCCGGCCAACTCGCGCCCGACCGGATCCGCGCGCTCGACGAGATCAGCCCGACCTGGCGCATTGGCCAGTAA
- a CDS encoding ATP-binding protein, which produces MTEAMHGIQLVMVAAAARTGADARLVAIRAVPATSGRSTTITGLPAESARTTLDRVHAAIVNSSGCDWPQQPVTLSVEPAALPTGDSGLDLAFAVALLAASGQIPNRRHAATLYLGELGLDGALRTTTGVTDRLAAAAHAGLPHAIFAPGNLTEAALATTSQVSAARTLTELVAGLRGEAPLVTPQAWPTAPPIADLADLPASHTLARRVLEVAAAGGHHLLMTGPPDQGTLMLAERLPGLLPDLDPATAAEVATAHRAAGTLPPHAPMRHRPPWQAPHHSISPAALTGSRRQPGVVGLAHGGVLFCADADQLPSPARYLLGSVLDERRVTVVSADATASYPARAQLLLATHRGAAPITGPGLPSPAHRRALHRMSALLDRIHIRAALPSMPEGGDPSGGESTAVVAARVAAARDAAAARWAGQPWVTNAEATPQELQHAVDGVPANRFAQLRRLLQLGAVSTRGGVHVLRLAFTIADLAGHRRPTADDVDEAIRLHTGQEA; this is translated from the coding sequence ATGACCGAAGCCATGCACGGCATCCAGCTGGTGATGGTGGCGGCCGCGGCGCGTACCGGCGCCGACGCCCGCCTCGTCGCCATCCGCGCGGTGCCCGCCACCAGCGGGCGGTCGACCACCATCACCGGCCTGCCCGCCGAGTCCGCCAGGACCACCCTCGACCGTGTTCACGCCGCCATCGTCAACTCCTCCGGCTGCGACTGGCCCCAGCAACCGGTCACCCTCAGCGTCGAACCCGCCGCCCTGCCCACCGGCGACAGCGGCCTCGACCTGGCGTTCGCCGTCGCGCTGCTCGCCGCCAGCGGCCAGATTCCCAACCGTCGGCACGCCGCCACGCTGTATCTCGGCGAACTCGGCCTGGACGGCGCCCTGCGCACGACGACCGGGGTGACGGACCGGCTCGCCGCCGCAGCGCATGCCGGCCTGCCCCACGCGATCTTCGCGCCCGGCAACCTCACCGAGGCGGCCCTCGCCACCACCAGCCAGGTGTCCGCCGCCCGTACCCTCACCGAACTGGTCGCCGGACTGCGCGGCGAAGCACCGCTGGTCACGCCGCAGGCGTGGCCCACGGCCCCGCCGATCGCCGACCTCGCCGACCTACCCGCCAGCCACACCCTGGCGCGGCGCGTCCTCGAGGTCGCCGCAGCCGGCGGGCACCACCTGCTCATGACCGGACCACCTGACCAGGGGACGCTGATGCTCGCCGAGCGGCTGCCCGGCCTGCTGCCGGACCTCGACCCCGCCACCGCCGCCGAGGTCGCCACCGCCCACCGCGCCGCCGGCACGCTGCCGCCGCACGCGCCGATGCGGCACCGGCCGCCCTGGCAGGCCCCGCACCACAGCATCAGCCCCGCCGCCCTCACAGGCTCCCGACGCCAGCCCGGCGTCGTCGGCCTGGCCCACGGCGGGGTGCTCTTCTGCGCCGACGCCGACCAACTCCCGTCGCCGGCCCGCTACCTGCTGGGGTCGGTTCTGGACGAACGGCGTGTCACCGTCGTCAGCGCCGACGCGACCGCCAGCTACCCGGCACGCGCGCAGCTGCTGCTCGCGACCCACCGCGGCGCGGCACCGATCACCGGACCCGGTCTTCCGTCACCGGCACACCGCCGGGCACTGCATCGGATGTCAGCGCTGCTCGATCGGATCCACATCCGGGCCGCGCTGCCGTCGATGCCCGAAGGCGGCGACCCGTCCGGTGGGGAGTCCACGGCGGTCGTCGCCGCACGCGTGGCAGCCGCCCGCGACGCCGCCGCGGCCCGGTGGGCCGGACAGCCCTGGGTCACCAACGCGGAGGCCACTCCGCAGGAACTTCAGCACGCCGTCGACGGCGTGCCCGCCAACCGGTTCGCACAGCTACGCAGGCTGCTCCAGCTGGGGGCGGTATCGACGCGCGGCGGCGTGCACGTGCTCCGGCTGGCCTTCACGATCGCCGACCTCGCCGGCCACCGCCGGCCGACCGCCGATGACGTGGACGAGGCGATCCGACTGCACACGGGACAGGAGGCGTGA